From the Candidatus Bathyarchaeota archaeon genome, one window contains:
- a CDS encoding zinc metalloprotease HtpX, with translation MVGTLALIIGLSTLVFSVVMTLTGTFSLVTMGILVVSFNIAQWLFSPYLVGALYKARELKQSESPRLHAIVSNLSEKSRIKPPKLMISQISLPNAFAYGSPISGNRVAVTQGLLSNLSEGEVEAVLGHELGHLKHRDVQVMMAVSFLPSLFYFLGYSLMLSGIFGGGRRSSGGDNGTGALLGIAFMAFSWVLNLFTLYLSRLREYYADRHSASVVQDGASKLSTGLAKIVHASARVSNPRKQQQTQDTLSFRALFIADPEHAKQDSAQLHAFESASGNQNLVDEILSRKLTFTDKLIEALSTHPNIVKRLHALKELSNTPA, from the coding sequence ATGGTTGGTACTTTGGCGTTGATTATTGGTTTGTCAACGTTAGTTTTCAGTGTCGTTATGACGTTGACGGGTACTTTTAGTTTGGTTACTATGGGGATTCTTGTGGTTTCCTTTAACATTGCGCAGTGGCTGTTTTCGCCGTATCTTGTTGGGGCACTTTACAAGGCGCGTGAACTCAAGCAGAGCGAAAGCCCAAGGCTGCATGCAATTGTTAGCAACCTAAGCGAGAAAAGCCGCATCAAACCCCCCAAACTTATGATATCCCAGATTTCCCTGCCTAACGCTTTTGCTTACGGCTCGCCAATTTCAGGTAACCGCGTGGCTGTCACGCAGGGGCTGCTTAGTAATTTGAGTGAGGGCGAGGTTGAAGCCGTTTTAGGTCATGAACTGGGGCATTTGAAGCACCGCGACGTGCAGGTCATGATGGCTGTTAGCTTTTTGCCTTCGCTGTTTTATTTTCTGGGTTACTCTTTGATGCTCTCAGGCATATTCGGTGGAGGTCGCAGAAGCAGCGGAGGCGACAACGGCACTGGTGCACTGTTGGGTATTGCGTTTATGGCGTTTAGCTGGGTTTTGAACCTGTTTACTTTGTATTTGAGCAGGCTGCGCGAGTACTACGCTGACCGACACAGCGCCTCAGTCGTGCAAGACGGCGCCTCCAAACTCAGCACAGGCTTAGCGAAAATCGTCCACGCAAGCGCCCGCGTCAGCAACCCCCGCAAACAACAACAAACCCAAGACACCCTCTCCTTCCGCGCCCTGTTCATAGCCGACCCCGAACACGCAAAACAAGACTCCGCCCAACTGCACGCCTTCGAATCCGCCAGCGGCAACCAAAACCTCGTCGACGAAATCCTGTCGCGAAAACTCACCTTCACCGACAAACTCATCGAAGCCCTATCCACGCACCCAAACATAGTCAAACGCCTGCACGCCCTCAAAGAACTCAGCAACACCCCCGCTTAA
- a CDS encoding acetate--CoA ligase family protein yields MNKTKKIIAQARKEHRKALLETEAKTICAEYGIAVTKFELAKTEEQAANYAEKIGFPVVLKIVSPDIVHKSDAGGVKVNLKTPQEVKAAYKTILDNAKKYKADAQIVGILIQEMAPQSTEIIIGAIKDPTFGQTLMFGLGGIFVEMLKDVTFKVAPLSERDALDMISELKAYPLLKGFRGSSPADVNAITEILLNTSKLVMAHPEIKELDLNPVMAYEKGAKTVDARIILE; encoded by the coding sequence TTGAATAAAACTAAGAAGATAATTGCTCAAGCCCGCAAAGAACACCGTAAGGCTCTTTTGGAAACAGAGGCGAAAACTATCTGCGCAGAATACGGCATCGCAGTCACCAAGTTTGAACTGGCAAAAACAGAAGAGCAAGCAGCCAATTACGCTGAAAAAATCGGGTTTCCCGTGGTTTTGAAAATTGTTTCTCCTGATATTGTTCACAAATCAGATGCAGGCGGCGTTAAAGTTAACCTTAAAACCCCGCAAGAAGTCAAAGCTGCCTACAAAACGATTCTAGATAACGCCAAAAAATACAAGGCAGACGCCCAAATCGTAGGCATCCTGATTCAGGAAATGGCTCCCCAATCCACCGAAATCATAATCGGCGCAATCAAAGACCCAACGTTTGGTCAGACTCTTATGTTTGGGTTAGGCGGCATTTTCGTTGAAATGCTTAAGGACGTTACGTTCAAAGTTGCGCCCCTCTCTGAACGTGATGCTTTAGACATGATATCCGAGCTCAAAGCGTATCCGCTGCTCAAAGGCTTCCGCGGCTCATCCCCCGCAGACGTCAACGCCATCACAGAAATCCTGCTAAACACCTCCAAACTAGTCATGGCACACCCCGAAATCAAAGAACTCGACCTCAACCCCGTCATGGCATACGAAAAAGGCGCAAAAACCGTAGACGCACGCATAATCCTCGAATAA
- a CDS encoding nitroreductase family protein, with translation MDVFEAVQARRSIRSYQDKPVEEEQLQKLLEAARLSPSAVNRQPCEFIVIQAPEAKQRMQQAYPKNWFFTAPLIIVACADPQKAWQKKDNEEIWKIDAAIALQSLVLTATAQGLGTCWVCAFDEEKTKEILGIPSNIKVVAMTPVGYPAEEKGAITDRKPVSEMVHYNRW, from the coding sequence TTGGATGTTTTTGAGGCAGTACAGGCTCGTCGTAGCATAAGAAGCTACCAAGACAAACCCGTGGAAGAAGAGCAACTGCAAAAGCTACTTGAAGCAGCTAGGCTCTCCCCGTCAGCGGTAAACCGTCAACCCTGCGAGTTCATAGTAATCCAAGCCCCCGAAGCAAAACAACGCATGCAACAAGCATACCCGAAAAACTGGTTTTTCACCGCGCCCCTAATCATAGTCGCATGCGCAGATCCCCAAAAAGCGTGGCAAAAAAAAGACAACGAAGAAATCTGGAAAATCGACGCCGCCATCGCGCTTCAAAGCTTAGTGCTAACCGCCACTGCCCAAGGCTTAGGAACATGCTGGGTGTGCGCGTTTGACGAAGAAAAAACCAAGGAAATTCTGGGAATCCCAAGCAACATCAAAGTGGTCGCCATGACGCCTGTGGGTTACCCCGCCGAAGAAAAAGGCGCCATCACGGACAGAAAGCCCGTTTCTGAAATGGTGCATTATAACCGCTGGTAG
- a CDS encoding ribbon-helix-helix domain-containing protein, which produces MGKIRLQVTIRDDIVRWMDKNVESRKFASRSHAIEYSVMQMIKQEKTLST; this is translated from the coding sequence ATGGGAAAAATCCGACTCCAGGTCACCATAAGGGACGACATAGTTCGTTGGATGGACAAAAACGTTGAATCCCGCAAGTTCGCGTCGCGTAGCCACGCCATCGAATACTCGGTTATGCAGATGATAAAACAAGAAAAAACCTTGTCGACTTAA
- a CDS encoding BNR repeat-containing protein, protein MNKLNKKTLFLLTAVFSLAIFFSCITPTANATTWTAETVDPIRYTSQTQTSIAIDSNDNPHIVYRDYNNGDLKYAHWNGTTWDIETVDSTGQYANDCVIALDPDDNPHIVYDADSGGILKYAYWNGTLWNLDEIDADPYIRYDSYDMAVDAEGNPHISCYCSAYVFPPGITEYELRYATKSNSTWVIQTVDSAGTVGQYTSIAVDSLGNPHVSYYDVTHSNLKYARFDGATWHLETVGSPLGTVGQYTSLALDSTDNPHVAYYSYQEAAQKYAYWNGSVWVTETIGLGMSSGSICDIKIASDGNPHVVYYNNSAYNGLSYAHRNNTRWAVQTLNLGSHVYSTSISFELDSSDIPHISYMNNDFFIKYATTTATPSPDEVFAVTFSQMGVNPDFNGSVLAVDWVNYTLADLPVTLNWTVGSSHNYEYYPNLGIDSGSRYSWFRTSGMSTQRSGTYTPFEAGNDSILASYGKQYYVTLDNGGYGTTSGDGWYNEGDTANIYMITPVVQENEYVRHSFAGWIGSGPGAYTGPDYFTSITVYGPITETAQWKTQYKVIFDTSGFDSSVAATDLIVSYVPSRSNYTSYTLNIDMPCESWFDSGAPINYIYQDTVSSTTSGKRFELDLSVPSSVSSLTGPMTIVGYYRPQYQVTFSVSPSVGGAISPVGYNSWRDAGSLLVNATVNLGYEFGYWSVLGDAEVLDLADNYTAIIRGPCWITANFEENSSACPLATKDVTITSNPSGDGFIKVDGETITTPRTFTWNLNSNHIIEALSPVNVSDTTYLYTNWSNNNTQIHQITISQQTEDTITATYQIQTPFAVPEYTLGALLALAACFAALATYKHHKNHNKT, encoded by the coding sequence GTGAACAAACTGAACAAAAAAACCCTATTTTTGCTTACCGCCGTTTTTTCTTTGGCCATATTTTTTTCCTGCATAACGCCTACTGCTAACGCAACAACCTGGACCGCAGAAACCGTAGACCCCATACGCTACACCTCCCAAACACAAACCTCCATAGCCATAGACTCCAACGACAATCCCCACATAGTCTACCGCGACTACAACAACGGCGACCTAAAATATGCCCACTGGAACGGCACCACATGGGACATAGAAACTGTTGACTCTACAGGGCAATACGCAAATGACTGCGTAATAGCTCTAGATCCAGATGATAATCCCCACATTGTATACGACGCCGATAGTGGTGGAATTTTGAAGTACGCTTACTGGAACGGCACCCTTTGGAACCTTGATGAAATAGATGCCGACCCCTACATTAGATACGATTCTTATGATATGGCTGTTGATGCAGAAGGCAATCCGCATATAAGCTGCTATTGTTCCGCGTATGTTTTTCCACCTGGAATAACTGAGTATGAACTTAGATATGCAACCAAATCTAATTCAACGTGGGTCATCCAAACTGTTGATTCCGCAGGTACCGTTGGACAATACACTTCCATAGCCGTTGATTCACTGGGTAACCCCCATGTTAGCTATTACGATGTCACCCATAGCAACTTGAAATATGCCCGTTTTGATGGAGCAACTTGGCATTTAGAGACGGTAGGGTCACCATTGGGAACCGTGGGACAGTACACATCTTTAGCCTTAGACTCAACAGATAACCCCCATGTTGCCTATTATAGCTACCAAGAAGCAGCACAGAAATATGCATACTGGAATGGCTCTGTTTGGGTTACTGAAACAATAGGCTTGGGAATGAGTTCTGGAAGCATATGTGATATCAAAATCGCTTCTGATGGTAACCCTCATGTAGTATACTACAATAACTCTGCATACAACGGGCTTTCTTATGCACACCGAAACAATACCCGTTGGGCTGTGCAAACCCTAAATTTGGGCAGTCATGTATATTCAACTTCCATATCCTTTGAACTAGACTCAAGCGATATTCCCCATATAAGCTACATGAACAACGACTTCTTCATAAAGTATGCAACTACAACTGCAACTCCTTCACCAGATGAGGTTTTCGCCGTGACTTTTAGCCAAATGGGCGTAAATCCTGACTTTAACGGGTCTGTCTTAGCTGTTGATTGGGTGAATTATACCTTGGCGGATTTGCCAGTAACCCTTAACTGGACTGTAGGTAGTAGCCACAATTATGAATACTATCCAAATCTTGGCATAGATTCAGGTTCACGTTACTCTTGGTTCAGAACTTCAGGCATGTCAACACAGAGAAGTGGAACTTATACTCCTTTTGAAGCGGGAAACGACAGCATCTTGGCATCTTACGGCAAACAATACTACGTTACACTTGATAACGGTGGATACGGAACAACTAGTGGTGACGGCTGGTACAATGAAGGCGATACAGCGAACATATACATGATTACTCCAGTAGTTCAAGAAAACGAGTATGTTCGACACTCTTTTGCAGGTTGGATCGGCTCAGGCCCCGGCGCATACACAGGACCCGACTACTTTACTTCAATTACGGTTTATGGCCCCATAACTGAAACAGCTCAATGGAAAACTCAGTACAAGGTAATCTTCGATACTTCAGGTTTCGATTCTTCTGTTGCAGCCACCGACTTAATCGTTTCATATGTGCCTTCTAGAAGTAACTACACAAGCTATACCCTAAACATAGATATGCCCTGCGAAAGCTGGTTTGATAGTGGCGCCCCAATTAACTACATCTATCAAGACACTGTTTCAAGCACAACTTCAGGCAAACGATTCGAGTTAGATTTGTCTGTTCCTTCTTCTGTGTCTTCCTTAACGGGGCCAATGACAATAGTTGGATACTACAGACCGCAGTATCAGGTGACTTTTTCGGTGTCGCCGTCTGTTGGGGGAGCGATTTCTCCTGTGGGGTATAATTCGTGGCGGGATGCTGGGTCTTTGTTGGTGAATGCTACGGTTAATTTGGGTTATGAATTTGGTTACTGGAGTGTTCTAGGTGATGCTGAAGTGCTTGACTTGGCGGATAATTACACTGCAATTATACGTGGTCCATGCTGGATAACCGCGAATTTTGAAGAGAACTCTTCAGCTTGCCCTCTTGCCACCAAAGACGTAACCATAACCTCTAACCCCTCTGGAGACGGCTTCATCAAAGTAGACGGCGAAACCATAACCACGCCGCGCACTTTCACGTGGAACCTAAACAGCAACCACATCATAGAAGCTCTAAGCCCCGTAAACGTCTCTGACACAACCTACCTCTACACCAACTGGAGCAACAACAACACACAAATACACCAAATAACCATCTCCCAACAAACCGAAGACACCATAACCGCAACCTACCAAATCCAAACCCCCTTCGCCGTCCCAGAATACACCCTAGGCGCACTGCTTGCCCTCGCAGCCTGCTTCGCCGCACTAGCCACCTACAAACACCACAAAAACCACAACAAAACCTAA
- a CDS encoding glutamate-5-semialdehyde dehydrogenase, with amino-acid sequence MSTVLEICQKARAASYEVAKLSEQTKNNALCKMADALEANASKILEANQLDAKAAQEKGLKAALLDRLALDQKKVANMAKCLREVAAMPEPVGAIEKTWTRPNGLIIGQLRVPMGVVGVIYESRPDVTSDASGICIKSGNAVVLRGGSDALNSNVAIGTVLREALADTGVPADAIQVVASPDRAAATELMKMRQYIDVLIPRGGANLIKTVVETSHIPVIETGTGNCHLYVTQDANQEEAVPILINAKCQRPGTCNAVEKLLVDQAIAAEFLPKAVAALRENGVEVRGDEQTQKIVPDIKPATEEDWGTEFLDLIIAIKVVSGLDEAITHINKYSSKHSESILTTDFDKALKFIKQVDSAAVYWNSSTRFTDGNQFGLGAEIGISTQKLHARGPMSTQHLTTTKYFILGRGHIRK; translated from the coding sequence ATGAGCACCGTACTTGAGATTTGCCAAAAAGCACGCGCCGCCTCCTACGAGGTAGCAAAACTCTCCGAGCAAACCAAAAACAACGCCCTGTGTAAAATGGCAGACGCCCTAGAAGCTAACGCCAGCAAGATTTTAGAGGCAAACCAGCTAGACGCAAAAGCCGCACAGGAAAAAGGTCTAAAAGCGGCGTTGCTTGACCGCTTGGCGCTGGACCAGAAAAAAGTCGCGAATATGGCAAAGTGCCTGCGTGAAGTCGCCGCTATGCCTGAACCCGTTGGAGCCATCGAAAAAACGTGGACGCGACCCAACGGCTTAATCATTGGGCAGCTGCGTGTTCCCATGGGCGTGGTGGGCGTCATTTATGAGTCTAGGCCTGACGTGACCTCTGATGCTTCGGGCATTTGCATTAAGAGCGGGAACGCGGTGGTTTTGCGTGGTGGCTCAGATGCGTTGAACAGTAACGTTGCCATCGGAACGGTGCTGCGTGAAGCCTTGGCGGATACGGGTGTGCCTGCAGACGCTATACAAGTGGTTGCTTCGCCTGACCGCGCAGCCGCAACTGAACTTATGAAGATGCGCCAGTACATTGACGTGCTAATCCCCCGAGGCGGCGCCAACCTCATCAAAACCGTCGTCGAAACCTCGCATATACCTGTCATCGAAACAGGCACAGGCAACTGCCACCTCTACGTCACACAAGACGCCAACCAAGAAGAAGCCGTACCCATCCTGATAAACGCCAAATGCCAACGCCCCGGAACCTGCAACGCAGTTGAAAAACTCCTTGTAGACCAAGCCATCGCAGCAGAGTTCTTGCCCAAAGCAGTTGCGGCACTACGGGAAAACGGCGTGGAAGTGCGCGGGGACGAGCAAACCCAAAAAATCGTCCCAGACATAAAGCCCGCAACAGAAGAGGATTGGGGCACCGAATTCTTAGACTTGATAATCGCCATAAAAGTCGTATCAGGCTTAGACGAAGCTATAACGCACATCAACAAGTACAGCAGCAAACACAGCGAAAGCATCCTAACCACAGACTTCGACAAAGCCCTCAAATTCATCAAACAAGTCGACTCCGCCGCCGTCTACTGGAACTCCAGCACACGATTCACCGACGGCAACCAATTCGGACTAGGCGCAGAAATCGGCATATCCACCCAAAAACTCCACGCACGCGGACCCATGAGCACCCAACACCTAACCACCACCAAATACTTCATACTCGGCAGAGGACACATCCGAAAATAA
- the proB gene encoding glutamate 5-kinase produces MGQRLVVVKVGTSSITTVEGTLDENEMGRLSEQIAAAVKDDYRVVFVTSGAVAAGVSELGTSGKPRDIVFQQAAAAAGQGVLMEKYRELFRKHGLRVAQILLTAEDLSNRASYVHTCDVLEMLLDLGVVPIINENDVTSVDELMPVNEGYQVNFSDNDILSVLVAGAIGAELVVILSDVDGLYTTDPANPDAVMIRNVESITEKLKKSLEGKNKRGRGGIQSKIRAAEIATTCGIPVIIANCHKQNVLLDALAGKEVGTYFKPSRPMKALKRWIAYCAAVKGQIYVNEGAKQALLEGSGLLPVGVTKVVGQFSACDVVSLVDEQGTEFAKGNPNYDSTELNLIKGLKVKEVQQKLGSDCPKDIIEHHSIHFIEEEK; encoded by the coding sequence ATGGGTCAGAGATTGGTTGTGGTGAAGGTTGGGACTAGCAGCATAACCACGGTGGAGGGCACGTTGGATGAAAATGAAATGGGCAGGTTGTCTGAGCAAATCGCTGCGGCGGTTAAAGATGATTACCGCGTGGTGTTTGTGACGTCTGGTGCGGTGGCTGCTGGCGTTTCGGAGTTGGGCACGTCTGGGAAGCCCCGCGATATTGTGTTTCAGCAGGCGGCTGCAGCGGCGGGGCAGGGCGTTTTGATGGAGAAATACCGCGAACTCTTCCGCAAACACGGGTTAAGGGTGGCGCAAATTTTGCTTACGGCAGAGGATTTGTCTAACCGCGCTTCATACGTGCACACCTGCGACGTGCTAGAAATGCTGCTGGACTTGGGCGTGGTTCCAATAATTAACGAAAACGACGTAACCAGCGTAGACGAACTCATGCCCGTAAACGAGGGCTACCAAGTGAATTTTAGCGACAACGACATCCTAAGCGTGCTGGTTGCAGGAGCCATAGGAGCAGAACTCGTAGTTATCCTCTCCGACGTTGACGGCTTATACACCACCGACCCCGCCAACCCCGACGCCGTCATGATCCGCAACGTAGAATCCATCACCGAAAAACTCAAAAAATCTTTGGAGGGCAAAAACAAAAGGGGCAGAGGCGGCATCCAAAGCAAAATAAGAGCAGCCGAAATCGCCACCACCTGCGGCATACCCGTAATCATCGCTAACTGCCACAAACAAAACGTGCTTCTTGACGCGTTGGCTGGCAAAGAAGTGGGGACGTATTTTAAGCCGAGTCGTCCCATGAAGGCGTTGAAGCGTTGGATTGCGTACTGCGCAGCGGTTAAGGGACAGATTTACGTGAACGAGGGCGCTAAACAGGCGTTGCTGGAGGGTTCAGGGTTGCTGCCCGTGGGCGTAACCAAAGTGGTGGGGCAGTTTAGTGCCTGTGACGTGGTGAGTTTAGTGGATGAGCAAGGAACAGAGTTCGCCAAGGGAAACCCTAACTACGACAGCACCGAATTAAACCTAATTAAAGGGTTAAAAGTAAAAGAGGTACAGCAAAAACTTGGGTCTGACTGCCCAAAAGACATCATAGAGCATCACAGTATACATTTTATTGAGGAAGAAAAATGA
- a CDS encoding rubrerythrin family protein, giving the protein MELKGSQTEKSLLAAFAGESQARNRYTYFASVAKKEGYEQISAIFQETADNEKEHAKRFFKYLQGGGVEITAMYPAGVISTTADNLKAAADGEKEEWSMLYPNFGEVAEKEGFPEVAKTFREIAKVEVEHERRYLKLLENVKQGTVFKKDKVIKWKCRNCGYIHEGTEAPKVCPACEHPQSYYEVWAQTY; this is encoded by the coding sequence ATGGAGCTAAAAGGTAGCCAAACAGAAAAGAGTCTCTTAGCAGCTTTTGCAGGAGAATCTCAAGCTCGAAACCGTTACACCTACTTTGCAAGTGTTGCTAAAAAGGAAGGTTACGAACAGATTTCCGCCATATTCCAAGAAACCGCAGACAACGAGAAAGAGCACGCGAAACGTTTCTTCAAGTACCTGCAAGGCGGCGGAGTAGAAATAACCGCGATGTACCCCGCAGGCGTAATTTCCACGACCGCAGACAACTTGAAAGCGGCAGCTGATGGCGAGAAAGAGGAATGGAGCATGCTTTACCCGAATTTTGGCGAAGTCGCCGAGAAAGAAGGTTTCCCTGAAGTGGCAAAGACGTTCCGTGAAATAGCGAAAGTTGAAGTTGAACATGAACGCCGCTACCTAAAACTGCTCGAGAACGTCAAGCAAGGCACGGTCTTCAAGAAAGACAAGGTTATCAAATGGAAATGCCGAAACTGCGGCTACATCCACGAAGGCACCGAAGCCCCAAAAGTCTGCCCCGCCTGTGAACACCCACAGAGCTACTACGAAGTCTGGGCACAAACCTACTAA